One window of the Streptomyces sp. NBC_00259 genome contains the following:
- a CDS encoding N-acetylmuramoyl-L-alanine amidase produces MPYDVNQPPVRSRRPVRGGALLAVAALAVACLSGCGGPSGPPEAAAGASPSATATDTPTPRPAGTPPSGDAKPADPGAEPGAGTGPLAGKVVVIDPGHNPGNFRHTREINALVDIGTHRKECDTTGTSTNDGHTEAEFTLDVSHRLRTLLEKQGARVQFTQDNDRPFGPCVDERARIGNKASADAVVSVHADGSGVGNRGFHVILPALVKDGSADTTKIVGPSRELGERIAGTFVRATGSKPSNYVGGGTGLDVRGDLGGLNLSTVPKVFIECGNMRDAKDAALLTSSQWRQKAAQGIADGISTYLLG; encoded by the coding sequence GTGCCGTACGACGTGAACCAGCCCCCCGTCCGGTCCCGCCGCCCGGTCCGCGGCGGAGCCCTGCTCGCGGTCGCCGCGCTGGCGGTGGCCTGCCTGTCCGGATGCGGCGGGCCGAGCGGTCCGCCCGAGGCCGCGGCCGGCGCCTCGCCGTCCGCCACGGCGACGGACACCCCGACACCGCGCCCCGCCGGGACGCCGCCCTCCGGGGACGCCAAGCCCGCGGACCCCGGCGCGGAGCCGGGCGCCGGGACCGGCCCGCTCGCCGGAAAGGTCGTCGTGATCGACCCGGGCCACAACCCCGGCAACTTCCGGCACACCCGTGAGATCAACGCGCTCGTGGACATCGGCACACACCGCAAGGAATGCGACACCACGGGCACGTCCACCAACGATGGTCACACCGAGGCGGAATTCACCCTCGATGTTTCACACCGCCTTCGCACCCTGCTGGAAAAGCAGGGCGCAAGGGTGCAATTCACTCAGGACAACGACCGGCCTTTCGGTCCCTGCGTGGATGAACGCGCACGTATCGGGAACAAGGCCTCCGCCGATGCCGTGGTCTCCGTCCACGCGGACGGCTCGGGGGTCGGGAACCGCGGCTTCCATGTGATCCTTCCCGCACTGGTGAAGGACGGCTCCGCCGACACCACGAAGATCGTCGGACCCTCCCGCGAACTCGGCGAGCGCATCGCCGGGACGTTCGTACGCGCCACGGGCAGCAAGCCCTCCAACTACGTGGGCGGCGGTACCGGGTTGGACGTCCGCGGGGACCTCGGTGGACTGAATCTGTCGACCGTTCCCAAGGTGTTCATCGAATGCGGCAACATGCGTGACGCGAAGGACGCCGCCCTGCTGACAAGTTCACAGTGGCGGCAGAAGGCGGCACAGGGAATCGCGGACGGCATCAGCACCTACCTGCTGGGGTAG